TCGTTGTAAAGTGCATGCagtgattttattgatgaatgcGATTGTTCAGGGAAAAGAGAATAATAGTAACctagatgacaaaaaaactCAGCCGTACATACACACATGAATACAATACAAACCAGACACTACATATTCACATGTCACCCGCCTTCAAGCAGTACTCTTTTTTTTCCCTACTATATACTcctattttaacaaaaaacatatatggaACTTACCACAGCTTGGGTCAACGATATAAAATGCAATACTTTCCCTAGATAACATACCAAATGATCGATCATAGAATGCACACCCTACAATCTAACTACATATTCCTATTTTTTGCTATTTCAGACATATTGCACATACATATGTGGATAGATAATCATACCGAACGACTCAGCTAGATAGATATCTATATAGTAAAAGCTGTTACTGTATTGATTTGTCCTGCATAAACGACCGACCGAAACGGTGCGTTTCCCGATGATAAGGTTACACGGCTCTCTGTATTGACTCGTCTCTTTCTTTCCACATCCCTCTCTTTGTCTGGTTTCTCTCTGTTCTTCACTTTTCAGaatattaaatacataaaattaattaatcagcgtgaaaatacataatattatggACATGTCGTTTTCGTCACCTTCTCTACgctttttattctttttgtttcctTATGTGTCATGCAAAACCACAAGAAGAGAGACTAGTAACACACTTCTCTCTAAACCGGACCCAAATGACCAGAACGAGGATCATAAGCCCGACCCGGTTCCCTTCTCTCAAATCCCAACGCTGCGGCAGCGGCGGAGACGCTAGCTTCATGGAACAGCTCCTCCTACACTGCGCCACCGCCATCGACTCCAACGACGCCGCACTGGTTCACCAACTCCTTTGGGTCCTCAACAACATTGCCTCACCCGACGGCGACTCCTCCACCCAACGACTCACATCTGCCTTCGTCCGCGCGTTGCTCGCACGTGCCGTCTCCAAAATCCCCACACTCTTCTCCACCTTCGGAAACACCGTCTTCCAACCGCCGGCAGATGAAATACACCGGTTCTCAGTCGTGGAGCTCGCCGGGTTCATCGACCTAACTCCGTGGCACAGGTTCGGATTCATCGCGGCCAACGAGGCGATCTTAACCGCCGTGGAAGGCTACGCAAAGGTTCACATCGTTGACCTAAGTTTGACTCACTGTATGCAAATCCCTACTCTCATAGACGCCATAGCAACCAAACTCAACAAACCTCTGCTTCTCAAACTCACCGTGGTCTCCTCCGCCTCCAACTTTCCACCATTCATCAACATCTCCTATGAAGAGCTCGGTTCAAAGCTCGTCAACTTCGCCACCTCGAGAAACATAGAAATGCAGTTCACCATCATACCTTCAACGTACTCCGATGGCTTCTCCTCACTGCTCCAACACTTACGGATGTACCCTACCTCCTACAACGAAGCTCTCGTCGTTAACTGCCACATGATGCTCCGCTACATCCCCGACGAAACCCTAACTCCATCATCACCATCTTCGTTATCTCTCCGTAACGTTTTCTTGAACCAACTCCGATCCCTGAACCCAACAATGGTAACCCTAATCGAAGAAGACGCAGATCTCACGTCGGATAATCTCGTCACGCGGCTAAGTTCCGCGTTTAACTACTTCTGGATCCCTTTTGACACGACGGACACGTTTATGAGCGAGCAGAGGAGGCTGTACGAGGCGGAGATAAGCTGGAAGATAGAAAACGTGGTGGCCAAGGAAGGTGTGGAGAGGGTTGAGAGGACGGAGACGAAGGGACGGTGGCTTGAGAGGATGAGAGATAATGAGTTCGGTGGAGTTAGGGTTAGAGAAGAGGCGGTTTCGGAGTTGAAGGCGATGCTGGGGGAGCACGCCGTTGGATGGGGAATGAAGAAGGATGATGACGACGAGAGTCTAGTGCTGACGTGGAAAGGTCATAGTGTTGTGTTTGCTACCGTTTGGGTTCCGATTTAGTTGGGGTTGATTTGGTTTTACATTTAACTACCGGTTATGATTGGATATCAGTATTTAGGATTGCTGTATTTTGCGTTATATATACCTTTAATTAAGAAGAATTAGGATTTTGGACTAACAACTAAACCATATACTCCCTCCCTCTGgtcccgaaagtaagattttttagatttttttcttgttccacaaagatagattttctatattattaaggtatttttttatatttttgaagaacattaattgagaatatttgaattgattaaatttcattggtagaaagttattggaaagcgtataataaagtaaaaaataaattaaattataaacatttattaaattcttaataagccgtgcatactctagaaaatcttactttcggaaACAGATGAAGCATACGAGTCAAGAAGCAACTTTATTGTAGGAAACAAAGCAGTAAGAAACATAACAAAGTCAGTGGCTGGTGTTACAAACTCAATTCAATCTAACCAACCAATAATAGACACAACAAACATTGGTTAATGTTTTATCACACGCAACCAGTatattcaatcaatgttttgaaGGATCAAGAACTTGACCCATGAACCAAATCACTCCACTCTTGTCTTCTCTCTCACCGTAAATAGAAATGGATGGTCACTTGGCCAGCTACAAAAACTGGTTATTTCATCAAATACTAGGATCGGCCCGCCCgatgataaaaatttaaaaataattgaaatagttagaataaatatttaatataaatttcaattacACGTTAATATTCAAAAAGAATTACAGGTTACAGAGTTCTGTAAAATTtactctaaaattttataaaaggaaGCTAGAatcataatttatgtaattGGAATATTTGATTCCACGGTTTAACGTTTtcataaattcaaaaagaaTTACAGGTTACAGAGTTCTGTCTGAATCTCTAATGGTTAACTCTCTTAATCTATTATCTTTGATCTATTGATTCATAAAACGCTATGTTTTGTTCGCGATAAGACCAGAGAAGAAACAATGCCGAGTAGGAAGAACAAAGAGAACACCCAGTGGACGGGCTAACTCTGGCCATCGTCTTGGCTTGTATCACCGTCTTCATTGTTGCCATTTTCATCAACGTCTGCCCCCAAGACGGCCGCTGGTCGCTGGAGCCAAGGGAGATTGCGTTGCAAGGTTTCTCGTAGGTTCTTGTTCCAGCCACTCAGAGAAAACCTCTCTTAGACACATCTTCTTCATTGTAAGAATTCTgtctgtttcaaaataaaaatgtcaaTCTTTTTCCTCCCAAGAGTGAACGTTTTGATCAGTCTGATCCTTTACTGCCTTACAAATCAGGTTCATGCTTGTTTTATGTTTCAAACGTATCCTTCGTTCATCTTTTTTTACCAGAGTTGCttttgatttttctatatgtttgATCCTTTGACGCTTTAGAATTCAAGTTCAAACTTGTGGTTTCAGATTGGAGAAGATGGGAGCTTCGGAATGGAGCAAAATTCATGAATGGTAGAGAAGCCCACAAAGATACAATTGAATGTTAAATATCTAAGGTTTTTAAAAGACGCCAAGTGTTACCTCCTTGTAAAAGTATTAAGTTAAGTGGACACATGAGAGAGTGAAACCCAGTTAGTTTTTGTTTAGCAGAAACACATGTTCATTCTCATCTTCGTTTGCATCTGACTCATCCATACGGTGGTTGAAATGAGATTAATCTGATTTCTAACATCTTATTTTGGATGTGGagatattttaagatttttttctttgattatataatgtttactaaaccctaaattgtcTGAAATGCTCtgacatatttttttatgtagGTAGTTTTAGGTGAatgcacaaatattaaaaaagttattaatttttccaaaaatagcatttaatatataaattaggtgCAGTTAAACCAATTATATAtcagtatatattatttgattggtcacactatacccaataaaaataaaagttaatttgAATTATGAAAACtccttatattttgaaaaaaacaaaatttacttaAAGTACTTACgataaaaaacagagggagtataatatTTAGAATTAGTTGAATAAAGTGtaagataaaattaaatatattgtttgCTCTGTGATTTAATTCCGTTGGACGTGTAGAATCTGCATGTAATAACTGTTGTGATTGTTGTAGTACAAAACGTTTTGttggaaattattattttttttctgaaaaaggcTATTGCTGGAAATTATTTGACTTAATTTATAGTTTGGCTCGGTGTTCCTTTTGTCATTTTTTTCTATCTTGTTTGAAAACCTCTTTTCTAAAAATCGAACCTTTTTGAAGCTTCTGTTGTAACCATTTACATAGGGTGTCAAAGTTCAGACATGTGCAAACTACACTCTAGAAAGTCTACACTCAGTATCAATCAAAGTGGAGACTTATTACACTCTGGTCAACACAACATTTTCAACAGAACGCGTGTGGCTACTCTCCCTCTTTAGCCCACTGAATGACCTGCAAACAAGGTAAATAAAGATAATGCATCTAAATAAAGATGGTTGAGGATatgagagggagagagagagatagaagagTGCAACATAAGGCTTACCAAATGACGTAGGTGGAAATGGGTGCTCCACAATGCTTTTTCGTGTTTTGCCATGAACTAAACAGAACCATAACCTGTATAATGTCCAGCATTCCTCTTTGTAAGTCTGAGACCCTCAATTCACATAAACAACAAAACGTAAATGATTGTGGTTGATATTGCTCGGAATAGTAAATCTAACAATAGTTTTAATTCTGACAGAGGCTAATGTCACATCCCCGTGTAGCTgttgtaaattatttataaagataGTCATAAACCAAAACGATGCATAAGACCAGAACTTCAGTAAGTGCGTTGTTACCTGCCAAATGGACTGACTGTCTTAGTTCTTTCTTGGTTGCCTCAACAGCTAACTTTTCACATGTAGCTTTGTTGATGATTTTCTGAATCTTTCCCAACCGTCACACTCCATTTGCGTTCAgaaaattttaactttaaagCAAGCCCATCCAGAGAAGCTCCCTGAAATCAAACAGAAATGAGTTGCTGTGATTCATCAAATCCAATCAACTAGAAGTTTCAAAGAGACAGCTATTATACACATGTACATCTCTGAGTCGAATTCTACAAAACTATAACCGCTTGAAACATTTTTCACATTCCTTACACACTTTATTATCTGCTTACAtggattaaaattaaaaaaaaaaacactaaaacagaGTCATGGTTAAAGCAAATCATTCATCCATGTGtcagaaatgaaaaaaaaaagcttaccTTCACACTCAGAATCTTTCCTTGGTTCACCAGGTCTATTAAATACTTCTTCAAACTCTCATGATCTCATTAGTGTCTTGAAGCTCAGATTCATAACATGAATGACATTTGACTGAAATATAATACACCCCAAGAATTGTCTTTCGAATCCGACCCTGTTCCACCACCGCCACGACCAGGATTTAACCGAAGGGAAACTCCATCTCCGGGAGGCTGCCAGAGATCCGGTGGGTCTCCTTGAGAGCACAAAAGAGCAGACTTTACACCGTTCACCTTCTCCGCACCTCAATTTGTAGCGTaacacctctctctctcctcccgTAGGCTTGAGAGAAGAGATCTTGTTACGGTGGTGGTTGGAGTCGCGGCGTGGAGACGGTTCAAGATGAAGTATTGAAAGCGAGAGAGGGTGAGTGAAGCGGTTTTTCTGGAGGTGTTTGACCTCAAAGCTGCGGCCATGGCGGGttaacatgaaaaaaaatcaacgtGAGGGAAAGTTAATCAGCAATCGATTAACATCATCCAGTTCAAGCTGAGATTTTTGGAGATGGGTATGCGAGAAATGAAGgaaagattgaaaattttggagaTATGGTGATGTATGGTTTTGAGAGAAGGAAAGCTAGCCTTTTTATAGCCTTTTGGAGATATGGTTATGTGTGTTACCTTTATTAATATAACAACACACCGTTACAGAAACTGGATCGTCCCTCTACCGATCGAAAGAAACGAAGAACACGAAGGTTCGCATCACGACTGATTAGGGTTTCCTTCGACATATGTGGTCGATGGGCCGCAAACGTACGCGCGACATAAAGCCCAAAGCGAAGCCCGCAATTATGATAAGTGCATGTTAACGAAACGATGCGTTTCATACGTGTCGCAACAGTATCACGCGAATTTGTGACCTGTCAGCTGACGTGGATAGCCTGGGAGGGATCcaatctttttttatatatataaagaagataAACATACGGGCCTTACGACGTCGATAGAAACGGCTGCAGCTTCAGTTCCCTCTTCATCCACCTTAATGCAAGCTTTATGAAGAATGTTTGAGACATACAACTTCTCACCGATGGTAGGTGAATTAACCATCTCAGTTAGACTACCTCCAAATGATCAGTCAAGCCCATATCCTTCAACACACCCAGGGGCGAAGCCAGCGCTTAGACTATGGTGGCATTTACCCGtagttttattaatattatacgTTTTGTATGTAAAAATGCAATAGAAATCAGCTAGCTGAGTTGGTTTAGTAATATTGTTCTCCCTTTATTGGCCCAAGTTCGATTCCCCTGTAGGACATTATTAACTTTTGCACCCACAATATATTTATTCTGGATTCGCCCCTGAACATACCTGAAGCTTCAAACTCGAAAGAGAACTTAAACTTGGGAATTCTAAAATCAGCTAACTCTATTTGGTAGTCTGGAATATGGTTATCAAGAAAACCTGGCTCGGAGCCTACTTTTTCAAGCAGAGTAGGGCAATCCTTCTCTAAAATCGGGAAGATAAATATGCATGGAGAATTGCCATAAGGGAGGTGCACAACTTGGAAACCATCATAGTGTCTTAGGTATTGGTCCTCGTAACTGGCCATGAAGGGGACTTTCACAGAGGTGCCATCAAGAAGGTGAAAATCACTATCTTTTGTGAACCTTACATTGAATTTTTCTCTCCAAGCTCCTTTGATGTAAACTGCATTTGCAAATATCACTGTGCTTTGACGGATAACCTCAATGGAATCCTTTGAAAGAATTTGGTTGATGAGTACGTTGGTGTGAACTTCAGCCCATGTATTCACTTCATCAATTACTTCAGCAGGCTTAAAAATAAGCAATCATCAACCAATCTTTCCGAAAATTCAACATAATAAACATAATCCACACAAGGAGAAAATTGCAACGTTACTATATTAAGAATCTAACATCTAAGGCCATGTCCGATTTTGTATTTGATGCAATATATGGATGTAGCATTTGAATACAACATCTAGATGTTGAATACAAACATTATTCGTTTTTATAGTTAGTATTTGCATCCACATGCAACATTTAGATATTaagttgtttgtttttttaattttataataacattTCAATATAGTAAGAAAAGACTAAAACtgcataatttattttctttacaatgaactatatataatattcaaaaaatatatatttaaatttaatttgcaTTTTTGgaggaaaacaagattttgcaattttgacggaaaaatagTTTGATTCTAGCTGAAAACCTAATTTTGAGATTTTGACGAAAACACGATGTTCCGGTTATGATGAAAAATGCAATTTTATTGTTTCAGTGGAAAACTCAGTTTTACGGTTTTAAcagaaaaaacttaatttttttttattttgacggaataattgtttttttttgcagatttgtagagaaaactcgattttttttattttgcaagAAAACACGATTTCCTAATTTTGTtgagaaaatttgattttaaaatttcaatatatttaattttgttggttagatttaaaagtataaaaaattgaattaatgaaaGATAGACACCTAAAACAAAGAGTCTCTTTAAGTTTTGTTCACGTTTCTGTCCAAAGAATCATCTCTCTGCTTTTCCTTCCCTCTCTCCTCTtttatcatttcttttcattatttttattctcaGAGACTTGGTCAGATACCATCAATAATCATATACTCTAAAATCctactttaaaatattttctgaataAGATCGCTTTCACAatttttgaagaaaagaaaGTAATTGATGAAGTGAATACAGAGGCCGAtagctttaaaataaaaaattaaatacagacaggattttttttggtatttgacTGAATTGAAACAAAGATTTGTGGTTGAAAGTCAATCAACTGAAAGTGTGAAACAAAGAATATTATATTCAAACAATTTATAACTTGTTATTATTCTTCAATCAACTAGTTGTACGCGATATATGGTCTCACGAAACGGATAAATTATGTTAAGGCTCGAACCGACTGACCAATTAATCTTGATTTGAACACTTCAATGCAACCTTTTGAAAATTCTCGTATAATAAGAAATATTGACCAAGTGATGAGAAGAAAAACAGCTGAGTTACCACACGGCAGGCAAAGTCTTTAAAAGGTAAAACCCTTAAAAACCCATCACAAACATCACTCTTCGGCTTCCACAAAGAATCACACAAATTCATGGATATTGGATACATGTTTTTCATTCCACAGTTTTCCTAATGAAGATTGGTTTGAAACATATAAAGTTGGAAACAAGAGTTATGTTCGGTCAGAGGACGACAAAGTGTGGAATGTCGTGGGTGTAGGACTGATCAAGTATGGATGCATAATGGCACCATCACAACATTGAATGATGTCAACATTTAAGTAATGAAAAATAATCTGATATTTTTTGGACATGCTTTATACGTATTCTAGCAGACTTAAACGTGTATATTAAGCCTTCTATCAGGTTTGTTTTGAAGGTATAGTCAATTACAACTTTTTCATTTGGCATATGTGATCCATCCAGTTTTTTGAAAGCTATAAGAAACAATGAGATCGAAGAATGGATAAATGTCATGACAGAAGAGTTAGTTAGTCTAAATAAAAATCGAACTTGGGATGTGTCGATTTACCAAAAGAGAAAAAGGCAATAGTTTGCAAAGAGGATTTTCAAAAGGAAACCAAAAAGACTTTTTCTTGGATTCACCccctaggttcaccaaccaatagaaagttgtcattttagatctagtattttttaattaaggaaataaaataacttgctaaattatattatgctattaaaataaaaaataaaaaaattaaataaataaaaataacaatagttctaaaaaatattatttaaaaaaaaatatttatttttaagatttagagtttagtgtttaagatttataatttagaatttatccaaatgtttagtgcttttccaagggtttagggtttacctaagggtttagggtttacccaagggtttagggtttacccaagggtttaaggttttcccaagggtttagggtttaggattagagtttagggtttagtgttttgttgacaacatgtttagtgtttttccaagggtttaggggtttacccaaggatttagggtttaggatttgagtttagggtttagtattagagtttagggtttagtgttttgttgacaacatttttttttttgaattcgttttttatatattatttttatttatttttaaattttattttgaaaaaataatataatttgccaagttatttggtttccataattaaaagatactagatttaaaatgataattttctattggttggtgaacctagggggtgaacccaagaataactcaacCAAAAATGTATGAGAATGAAGTAGTTTGGATTCAGGGTTAGTGGTTTTTTCACTTCAGTTCTGTAAATGGTTTTTCCAATAAACATCACCTTCACAAATTTTGAACAAAAGAGTTCATACCTCATGTTAACAATGCTAACATGATTAGTGGTACAAACCCAATACCTCAGGGTTAGTGGTTTTTTCTACTATACCAAACAACtttattattaaagaaaaactGACAGAACCAGCAAATTCAGTTGCTAGCTTTACAAACCCAATTTCATCACAAATAATACATACAACAACATATAtagaataaaacatattattggCTTAATGTTTTCTCCCACGCCACCAGCAATTGAATCAATGTTTTGAGGGATCAAGAACTTGACCCATGAACAAAATAACTCCACTCTTGTCTTCTCTTACCGTAAAAAGAAATGGATGGTCAGCGACAAAATCTGGATTTTTCCTCAAACACTGGAGTCGTATGACACCAACAGAAACGGCTGCAGCTTCAGTCCCCTCTTCATCCACCTCAATGCACGCTTTATGAAGAATGTTTGAGACATACAATTTCGCACCGACAATAGGTGAATCAACCATCTAAGTTAGACCGCCTCCAGTAGACTTAAACGGGCAAGTTAACCCCATATCCTCCAAAACATCTGACGCTTTGAAATCGAAAGTAAACTTAAACTTTGGAATTCTAAAAGCATCCAATTCAATTTGGTAGTCTGGAATATGGTTATCAAGAAATCCTGGTTCGGAGCCTATTTTCTCAAGGAGAGTAGGCAATCCGTCACTAGCATCAGGAAGATAAATGTACATGGAGAATTGTCGTTGATCCTCTACATAAGGGAGGCGCACAACTTGGAAACCATCATAGCGTCTTAGGTATTGGTCCTTATGGCTGGTCATAAAGGGGACTTTCACAGAGGTGCCATCAAGAAGGTGAAAATCATTATCTTTTGTAAACCTTGCATCGAACTTTTCGCTCCAAGCTCCTTTGAAGTACACTGCATTTGCAAGTATTAGTGTGCTTTGACGGATATCCTCAATGGAATCCTTTGAAAGAATCTGCTTGATGAGTCCACTGGTGTGATCTTCAGACCATGTATTCACTTCATCAATTACATCCGCAGGCTTCAAAATAAGCGATCATCAAATTAACCAATCATTCCGAAAATTCAACGTGATAAACACACCCACACAAAGAGAAAATTGCAAGGTTACCATAGTATATTATAGACCTGtgtcaatccactaattgccaatttattttgaataaaaaaccATTGCAAAGAAGATAGAAGAGTTACCTTGTTAAAGAAGTCAACCTGGCTGCAAGTAGCCTTGTAGGAGTTCTCCAAAAGCTCTTTAAAGGAAAGCTTCAAGGGTAGAGATTTGTCAATCCAGGCACCATTAGCTGTAGATAAGCTCAAGTCATTTCTCTCGCTGCCATCGGCTAAGGCAACCGATACTATCTCTGTCAAGACAGTGTTGAGGTGCTCTGTTGATGGTGACATGAGGAAGGAGAGGATTTGTTCTTTGGTGGCGGCACACGAACCAGCGGCAATGATGCTGA
The window above is part of the Brassica napus cultivar Da-Ae chromosome C8, Da-Ae, whole genome shotgun sequence genome. Proteins encoded here:
- the LOC106408280 gene encoding serpin-Z10-like, which gives rise to MEKQNDVVVRLAKHVIDTVADGSNLVFSPTSINLLLSIIAAGSCAATKEQILSFLMSPSTEHLNTVLTEIVSVALADGSERNDLSLSTANGAWIDKSLPLKLSFKELLENSYKATCSQVDFFNKPADVIDEVNTWSEDHTSGLIKQILSKDSIEDIRQSTLILANAVYFKGAWSEKFDARFTKDNDFHLLDGTSVKVPFMTSHKDQYLRRYDGFQVVRLPYVEDQRQFSMYIYLPDASDGLPTLLEKIGSEPGFLDNHIPDYQIELDAFRIPKFKFTFDFKASDVLEDMGLTCPFKSTGGGLT
- the LOC111209136 gene encoding scarecrow-like protein 32, with the translated sequence MCHAKPQEERLVTHFSLNRTQMTRTRIISPTRFPSLKSQRCGSGGDASFMEQLLLHCATAIDSNDAALVHQLLWVLNNIASPDGDSSTQRLTSAFVRALLARAVSKIPTLFSTFGNTVFQPPADEIHRFSVVELAGFIDLTPWHRFGFIAANEAILTAVEGYAKVHIVDLSLTHCMQIPTLIDAIATKLNKPLLLKLTVVSSASNFPPFINISYEELGSKLVNFATSRNIEMQFTIIPSTYSDGFSSLLQHLRMYPTSYNEALVVNCHMMLRYIPDETLTPSSPSSLSLRNVFLNQLRSLNPTMVTLIEEDADLTSDNLVTRLSSAFNYFWIPFDTTDTFMSEQRRLYEAEISWKIENVVAKEGVERVERTETKGRWLERMRDNEFGGVRVREEAVSELKAMLGEHAVGWGMKKDDDDESLVLTWKGHSVVFATVWVPI
- the LOC111209002 gene encoding serpin-Z10-like encodes the protein MVDSPIVGAKLYVSNILHKACIEVDEEGTEAAAVSVGVIRLQCLRKNPDFVADHPFLFTPAEVIDEVNTWAEVHTNVLINQILSKDSIEVIRQSTVIFANAVYIKGAWREKFNVRFTKDSDFHLLDGTSVKVPFMASYEDQYLRHYDGFQVVHLPYGNSPCIFIFPILEKDCPTLLEKVGSEPGFLDNHIPDYQIELADFRIPKFKFSFEFEASGESNLGQ